The proteins below come from a single Gordonia sp. X0973 genomic window:
- a CDS encoding bifunctional (p)ppGpp synthetase/guanosine-3',5'-bis(diphosphate) 3'-pyrophosphohydrolase yields MPLGAVDDPDTEPSAQAAPVAVGPVAEGAVAPSSATRRVRARLARRMTATRSSVRPVLEPLAALHREVYPKADVTLLQRAYDIAEAQHEGQFRKSGDSYITHPLAVATILADLGMDTTTLVAALLHDTVEDTGYSLEQLTEDFGPEVAHLVDGVTKLDKVALGTAAEAETIRKMIIAMARDPRVLVIKVADRLHNMRTMRFLPPEKQARKARETLEVIAPLAHRLGMATVKWELEDLSFAILHPKRYEEIVRLVADRAPSRDTYLARVRDDVNAALGAARLSAVVEGRPKHYWSIYQKMIVKGRDFDDIHDLVGIRILCDDVRDCYAAVGVVHSLWQPMAGRFKDYIAQPRYGVYQSLHTTVIGPEGKPLEVQIRTTDMHRTAEFGIAAHWRYKESGYRDRKGHKRAELAEIDDMAWMRQLLDWQREAADPGEFLESLRYDLAVKEIFVFTPKGDVMTLPTGSTPVDFAYAVHTEVGHRCIGARVNGRLVALERKLDNGEVVEVFTSKAPNAGPSKDWQNFVVSPRAKTKIRQWFAKERREEALDTGKDAIAKEVRRGGLPLQRLLTSENMSSVAAELRYPDVTALYTAVGENQVSAHRVVTRLVAQLGGLDSAEEELAEITTPSTIPPRRRSGGDAGVVVEGVDNVLIKLAKCCTPVPGDEILGFVTRGGGVSVHRTDCTNAESLREQDERLIDVVWAPSDSSVFLVAIQVEALDRHRLLSDVTKALADERLNILSASVTTNNDRVAVSRFTFEMGDPTHLGHVLNVVRNIEGVYDVYRVTSAA; encoded by the coding sequence CTGCCCCTCGGGGCGGTCGACGACCCGGATACCGAACCGTCGGCCCAGGCCGCCCCGGTTGCGGTGGGCCCGGTCGCCGAGGGTGCGGTGGCACCGTCGTCGGCGACGCGCCGCGTCCGCGCCCGTCTGGCCCGCCGCATGACGGCGACCCGGTCGTCGGTCCGCCCGGTTCTCGAGCCGTTGGCGGCGTTGCACCGCGAGGTGTACCCCAAGGCGGACGTGACGCTGCTGCAACGCGCCTACGACATCGCCGAGGCGCAGCATGAGGGCCAGTTCCGCAAGTCCGGTGATTCCTACATCACGCATCCGCTCGCCGTCGCGACGATCCTCGCCGACCTCGGCATGGACACCACGACCCTCGTCGCGGCGCTGCTGCACGACACCGTCGAGGACACCGGCTACTCGTTGGAGCAGCTCACCGAGGACTTCGGTCCGGAGGTCGCGCATCTCGTCGACGGCGTCACCAAACTCGACAAGGTCGCCCTCGGCACGGCCGCGGAGGCCGAGACCATCCGCAAGATGATCATCGCGATGGCCCGGGATCCGCGCGTGCTCGTCATCAAGGTCGCCGACCGGCTGCACAACATGCGCACGATGCGGTTCCTGCCGCCGGAGAAGCAGGCCCGCAAGGCTCGGGAAACCCTCGAGGTCATCGCCCCGCTGGCCCACCGGCTGGGGATGGCGACGGTCAAATGGGAACTCGAAGACCTCTCCTTCGCCATCCTGCACCCCAAGCGGTACGAGGAGATCGTGCGCCTGGTGGCCGATCGCGCCCCGTCGCGCGACACCTACCTCGCCCGCGTGCGCGACGACGTGAACGCCGCCCTCGGCGCGGCCCGGCTGTCGGCGGTCGTGGAGGGCAGGCCCAAGCACTATTGGTCGATCTACCAGAAGATGATCGTCAAGGGCCGCGACTTCGACGACATCCACGACCTCGTCGGCATCCGCATCCTCTGCGACGACGTCCGCGACTGCTATGCGGCGGTCGGCGTGGTGCACTCGCTGTGGCAGCCGATGGCGGGCCGGTTCAAGGACTACATCGCCCAGCCGCGCTACGGCGTCTACCAGTCGCTGCACACGACGGTGATCGGCCCGGAGGGCAAGCCGCTGGAGGTGCAGATCCGCACCACCGACATGCACCGGACCGCGGAGTTCGGGATCGCGGCGCATTGGCGGTACAAGGAGAGCGGCTACCGCGATCGCAAGGGCCACAAGCGGGCCGAGCTGGCCGAGATCGACGACATGGCGTGGATGCGGCAGCTCCTCGACTGGCAGCGGGAGGCGGCCGATCCGGGGGAGTTCCTGGAATCGCTGCGCTACGACCTCGCCGTCAAGGAGATCTTCGTCTTCACGCCGAAGGGTGACGTGATGACGTTGCCCACCGGTTCGACCCCGGTCGACTTCGCCTACGCGGTGCACACCGAGGTCGGCCACCGCTGCATCGGTGCGCGGGTCAACGGCCGGTTGGTGGCGTTGGAGCGCAAACTCGACAACGGCGAGGTCGTCGAGGTCTTCACCTCCAAGGCGCCCAACGCCGGGCCGTCGAAAGACTGGCAGAACTTCGTCGTGTCGCCGCGCGCGAAGACGAAGATCCGGCAGTGGTTCGCCAAAGAGCGCCGCGAGGAGGCCCTCGACACCGGCAAGGACGCGATCGCCAAGGAGGTGAGGCGCGGCGGACTGCCGCTGCAACGCCTGCTGACCAGCGAGAACATGAGTTCCGTCGCGGCCGAGCTGCGCTATCCCGATGTCACCGCCCTGTACACGGCGGTGGGGGAGAACCAGGTGTCGGCGCACCGGGTCGTCACGCGCCTGGTCGCCCAACTCGGCGGCCTCGACAGTGCCGAGGAAGAACTCGCGGAGATCACCACCCCGTCGACGATCCCGCCGCGCCGGCGTTCCGGCGGGGATGCGGGCGTCGTGGTCGAGGGCGTCGACAACGTGCTGATCAAGCTCGCGAAATGCTGCACGCCGGTGCCGGGGGACGAGATCCTCGGCTTCGTCACACGCGGCGGCGGGGTGAGCGTGCACCGGACCGACTGCACGAATGCCGAGTCGCTGCGGGAGCAGGACGAGCGGCTCATCGACGTGGTCTGGGCCCCGTCGGATTCCTCGGTGTTCCTCGTCGCGATCCAGGTGGAGGCCCTCGACCGCCACCGGCTGCTGTCCGACGTCACGAAGGCGCTGGCCGACGAGCGGCTCAACATCCTCTCGGCATCGGTGACCACCAACAACGACCGCGTGGCGGTCAGCCGGTTCACCTTCGAGATGGGCGACCCGACGCACCTCGGGCACGTGTTGAACGTCGTGCGCAACATCGAGGGCGTCTACGACGTCTACCGCGTCACGTCAGCCGCGTAG
- a CDS encoding MBL fold metallo-hydrolase translates to MLITGFPAGMFQTNCYIVSGDAVAGGSGGDAVVIDPGQESAAQVQKLCAEHGLTPVAVLLTHGHLDHTWNAAQVCEEYGIPCYIHPADRPMLTDPSKGIGKTLGAVVGVLTFHEPEKVVEFGDEDEVELAGLRFSVELAPGHTQGSVLLGLDVPLDDAAAEGGADAGSARVVFSGDVLFQGSIGRTDLPGGDHQQLLDSIAARLLPLPDDTLVLPGHGPQTTIGTERANNPFLAGLGGHEGGAQGPSKGRYGL, encoded by the coding sequence ATGCTGATCACCGGTTTCCCCGCTGGCATGTTCCAGACGAACTGCTACATCGTGTCCGGCGACGCCGTTGCCGGCGGCTCGGGCGGCGACGCGGTCGTCATCGACCCGGGGCAGGAATCCGCAGCGCAGGTGCAGAAGTTGTGTGCCGAGCACGGGTTGACGCCGGTCGCGGTCCTCCTGACCCACGGGCATCTCGACCACACGTGGAACGCCGCCCAGGTGTGCGAGGAGTACGGGATTCCGTGCTACATCCATCCCGCGGACCGTCCGATGCTCACCGACCCGTCCAAGGGGATCGGCAAGACCCTGGGCGCGGTCGTCGGCGTGTTGACCTTCCACGAGCCGGAGAAGGTCGTCGAGTTCGGCGACGAGGACGAGGTCGAGTTGGCGGGGCTGAGGTTCTCGGTCGAACTCGCTCCCGGCCATACCCAGGGCTCGGTGCTGCTCGGGCTGGACGTGCCGCTCGACGATGCCGCCGCGGAGGGCGGTGCCGACGCCGGGTCGGCGCGGGTGGTCTTTTCCGGCGACGTATTGTTCCAGGGGTCGATCGGGCGCACCGATCTGCCCGGCGGGGACCACCAGCAGCTGCTGGACTCGATCGCGGCGCGGTTGCTCCCGCTGCCCGACGACACGCTGGTGCTGCCGGGCCATGGGCCGCAGACGACGATCGGCACCGAACGCGCGAACAACCCGTTTCTGGCCGGTCTCGGCGGGCACGAGGGTGGAGCGCAAGGACCTTCGAAAGGACGTTACGGACTGTGA
- a CDS encoding peptidylprolyl isomerase, with protein MTSSDESLTSNEDRRTAAKRKLEARLESERARRRRNRNIAVSIVTVVTLVIALTVAWLAHTFVGTVTCQWGKPQNTLADTVKGRDKIVNEQPPERRAEAAKYMDALAAGVPKERSAPQPSSNVPLPFPGSHRYVKTGLWPVGSTTPMNLQTNRGDLPITLDHASAPCNSAAIQSLVKAGYYNGTDCHRLTRSQNLKVLQCGDPTGTGMGGPGWTSPDESPTNLKAVDGAQNNPMLGGSGPVVYPRGTVAIANSNNAMLGRANTGAAQFFIVWADSQLTPDFAVVGHLDESGMKTLDAISKIPTEKGPDGSADGGKPKEPVTIKTATVG; from the coding sequence GTGACCAGCAGTGACGAGTCATTGACCAGTAACGAGGACCGCCGCACGGCCGCGAAGCGCAAGCTCGAGGCGCGCCTGGAAAGCGAACGGGCCCGCCGTCGCCGCAACCGCAACATCGCCGTGTCGATCGTGACCGTGGTGACGCTGGTGATCGCGTTGACGGTCGCCTGGCTCGCCCACACCTTCGTCGGGACCGTCACCTGCCAGTGGGGCAAGCCGCAGAACACGCTGGCCGACACGGTCAAGGGTCGCGACAAGATCGTCAACGAGCAGCCGCCGGAGCGGCGCGCCGAGGCGGCCAAGTACATGGACGCGCTGGCCGCGGGGGTGCCCAAGGAGCGCTCGGCTCCGCAGCCCTCGTCGAATGTGCCGCTCCCCTTCCCCGGCTCGCACCGCTACGTCAAGACCGGCCTGTGGCCCGTCGGCTCGACCACGCCGATGAACCTGCAGACCAACCGCGGCGACCTGCCCATCACCCTCGATCACGCCTCGGCACCGTGCAACTCGGCGGCGATCCAGTCGCTGGTCAAGGCCGGCTACTACAACGGAACCGACTGCCACCGCCTCACCCGGAGCCAGAACCTCAAGGTGCTGCAGTGCGGCGACCCCACCGGCACCGGCATGGGCGGACCCGGCTGGACCAGCCCGGACGAGTCGCCCACCAACCTCAAGGCCGTCGACGGCGCGCAGAACAACCCAATGCTCGGCGGGTCCGGCCCGGTCGTCTACCCCCGCGGCACCGTCGCGATCGCGAACTCCAACAACGCGATGCTCGGACGCGCCAACACCGGGGCCGCCCAGTTCTTCATCGTCTGGGCCGACTCGCAACTCACGCCGGACTTCGCCGTCGTCGGCCACCTCGACGAGAGCGGCATGAAGACCCTCGACGCCATCTCGAAGATCCCCACCGAAAAGGGGCCCGACGGGAGCGCCGACGGCGGCAAGCCGAAGGAGCCGGTCACCATCAAGACGGCGACCGTCGGCTAG
- the hisS gene encoding histidine--tRNA ligase has protein sequence MSEFQAPRGIPDYYPPRSADFTRVRNTLTAAAALAGYGHIELPVFEDTALFARGVGESTDVVSKEMYTFADRGDRSVTLRPEGTAGVMRTVIQHGLDRGQLPVKLCYSGPFFRYEKPQEGRYRQLQQVGVEAIGVDDPAIDAEVIAVADEGFRRLGLTGYRLELSSLGTAADRPGYRKLLQDFLDGLDLDEATRARAAINPLRVLDDKRPEVREMTAAAPLLLDHLSEESAEHFAAVREHLDRLGVAYVINPRLVRGLDYYTKTTFEFVHDGLGAQSGIGGGGRYDGLMRQLGGKQDLSGIGFGIGVDRTVLALRAEGVAEEEPARCRVFGVPMGAAAKSELVVIAAKLRAAGIAVDLAYGDRGIKGAMKAADRSGATFALVLGERELAEGGVEVKNLTDGTQERVSLSNVVEEIRLLVAESERA, from the coding sequence GTGAGCGAGTTTCAGGCGCCGCGCGGAATCCCGGACTACTACCCGCCGCGCTCGGCCGACTTCACGCGCGTCCGCAACACCCTGACCGCGGCGGCCGCCCTGGCCGGATACGGCCACATCGAGCTCCCGGTGTTCGAGGACACCGCGCTGTTCGCGCGGGGGGTGGGTGAGTCGACCGACGTCGTCTCGAAGGAGATGTACACCTTCGCCGACCGCGGGGACCGCAGCGTGACGCTGCGCCCGGAGGGGACGGCCGGTGTCATGCGCACGGTGATCCAGCACGGACTGGACCGTGGTCAACTCCCGGTGAAGCTCTGCTACAGCGGCCCCTTCTTCCGATACGAGAAGCCGCAGGAGGGGCGTTACCGCCAACTGCAGCAGGTCGGGGTCGAGGCCATCGGTGTCGACGACCCGGCCATCGACGCCGAGGTCATCGCCGTCGCCGACGAGGGCTTCCGGCGCTTGGGCCTCACCGGCTACCGCCTCGAACTGTCGTCGCTCGGCACCGCAGCGGACCGTCCCGGCTATCGCAAGCTCCTGCAGGACTTCCTCGACGGACTCGACCTCGACGAGGCGACGCGGGCGCGCGCCGCGATCAACCCGCTGCGCGTGCTCGACGACAAGCGGCCCGAGGTGCGCGAGATGACCGCGGCGGCGCCGTTGCTCCTCGATCACCTGTCCGAGGAGTCGGCGGAGCATTTCGCGGCCGTGCGGGAGCACCTGGACCGGTTGGGCGTCGCCTACGTGATCAATCCGCGATTGGTGCGCGGCCTGGACTACTACACCAAGACGACCTTCGAATTCGTCCACGACGGTCTCGGCGCCCAGTCGGGGATCGGCGGAGGCGGCCGCTACGACGGCCTGATGCGCCAGCTGGGCGGCAAACAGGACCTGTCCGGAATCGGGTTCGGTATCGGCGTGGACCGCACGGTGCTGGCCCTGCGCGCGGAGGGCGTCGCCGAGGAGGAGCCGGCGCGGTGCCGCGTCTTCGGCGTCCCGATGGGGGCCGCGGCCAAGAGTGAACTCGTCGTGATCGCCGCCAAGCTGCGGGCGGCGGGCATCGCCGTCGACCTCGCCTACGGCGATCGGGGGATCAAGGGGGCGATGAAGGCAGCGGACCGGTCCGGCGCCACTTTCGCCCTGGTGCTGGGCGAACGCGAACTCGCCGAGGGCGGCGTCGAAGTCAAGAACCTGACCGACGGCACCCAGGAGCGGGTGTCGTTGTCGAACGTGGTCGAGGAGATCCGGCTCCTCGTCGCCGAGTCCGAGCGGGCCTGA
- a CDS encoding adenine phosphoribosyltransferase, with protein MDAQVSADAAAAIASLTRSVADFPVPGVVFSDLTPVLADPAGFAAVVTALAEAAEGAEAVAGIDARGFLLGGAVAHHLGVGVIAVRKQGKLPPPVLSASYDLEYGTATLEIPADGIDLRGKRILVIDDVLATGGTIAAAAGLLQSAGATVSAVAVVLELVDLGGRAALRRALAPDAAVHALSAG; from the coding sequence GTGGATGCGCAAGTGAGCGCCGATGCCGCCGCGGCCATTGCCTCGCTGACCCGCTCGGTCGCCGATTTCCCGGTACCCGGGGTCGTGTTCTCCGACCTGACGCCGGTCTTGGCCGATCCGGCGGGCTTCGCCGCGGTGGTGACGGCACTGGCCGAGGCCGCCGAGGGGGCCGAGGCGGTGGCGGGTATCGACGCGCGCGGCTTCCTCCTCGGCGGCGCGGTGGCCCACCACCTCGGCGTTGGCGTCATCGCCGTGCGCAAGCAGGGCAAACTTCCGCCGCCGGTGCTGTCGGCCAGCTACGACCTGGAGTACGGCACGGCGACGCTGGAGATCCCCGCCGACGGGATCGACCTCCGCGGGAAGCGGATCCTGGTGATCGACGACGTGCTGGCCACCGGCGGGACGATCGCCGCCGCGGCCGGACTCCTGCAGTCGGCGGGCGCCACCGTCTCGGCGGTCGCCGTGGTGCTCGAACTCGTCGACCTCGGTGGTCGGGCCGCGCTGCGCCGCGCGCTGGCCCCCGACGCCGCCGTCCATGCGCTGAGCGCCGGGTAG